From the genome of Ectobacillus sp. JY-23, one region includes:
- the galU gene encoding UTP--glucose-1-phosphate uridylyltransferase GalU, whose amino-acid sequence MKRVRKAIIPAAGLGTRFLPATKAMPKEMLPIVDKPTIQYIVEEAIQSGIEDIIIVTGKGKRAIEDHFDHAFELEQNLFEKEKYELLEKVRASSKMVDIHYIRQKEPKGLGHAVWCARKFIGDEPFAVLLGDDIVQADKPCLRQLMDEHERTFSSVIGVQTVDESETHRYGIIDPIERDGRRYQVRQFVEKPAKGTAPSNLAIMGRYILTPEIFMFLEEQEIGAGGEIQLTDAIQRLNEIQRVFAYDFDGKRYDVGEKLGFIQTTIEMALQHDDLREDLLQVMQRLLEENIVKSTLE is encoded by the coding sequence ATGAAACGAGTTAGAAAGGCCATTATCCCTGCAGCGGGTCTGGGAACACGCTTTTTGCCTGCAACTAAAGCAATGCCAAAAGAAATGCTTCCGATTGTTGATAAGCCAACTATTCAGTATATTGTAGAGGAAGCTATTCAATCGGGCATTGAAGATATCATCATTGTAACGGGAAAAGGAAAACGGGCGATTGAAGATCATTTTGACCATGCGTTTGAATTAGAGCAAAACCTATTTGAGAAGGAAAAATATGAGCTTCTGGAAAAGGTACGAGCTTCTTCTAAAATGGTGGATATTCATTATATTCGTCAAAAAGAGCCAAAAGGACTGGGACATGCAGTATGGTGCGCGCGAAAATTCATCGGTGATGAGCCGTTTGCTGTACTGCTTGGCGATGATATTGTGCAAGCTGACAAGCCATGCCTGCGTCAATTAATGGATGAGCACGAGCGGACATTTTCATCTGTAATTGGTGTACAAACAGTTGATGAAAGCGAAACGCATCGTTATGGTATTATCGATCCGATTGAAAGAGATGGCCGTCGTTATCAAGTCCGTCAATTTGTGGAAAAGCCAGCAAAAGGTACGGCACCTTCTAACTTGGCGATTATGGGTCGCTATATTTTGACTCCTGAAATTTTTATGTTTTTAGAGGAACAGGAAATTGGCGCAGGTGGTGAAATTCAGCTAACTGACGCAATCCAAAGGCTAAATGAAATTCAGCGTGTGTTCGCATATGACTTTGACGGAAAGCGTTATGATGTAGGTGAAAAGCTTGGCTTTATTCAAACAACAATCGAAATGGCGCTGCAGCATGACGATTTACGTGAAGATTTACTGCAGGTTATGCAGCGATTGTTAGAAGAGAACATCGTAAAAAGCACGCTGGAATAA
- a CDS encoding NUDIX domain-containing protein — MSKRGKVWLGVSGLVITADGKWLVVKKSYGGLKGVWSLPAGFVDEGETLDQAVQREVLEETGIHTEVKGVIGIRSGVIRNEISDNMIIFSLAPLHERIVIKSDELEDAQFLHPYQFANDETASVLLRYLVQSISQQSFPLRKDVDPGAHFGYTAYHVFLPENRN, encoded by the coding sequence ATGAGCAAACGAGGTAAGGTTTGGCTAGGCGTGAGCGGTTTAGTCATAACAGCAGATGGGAAATGGCTTGTGGTGAAAAAGAGCTATGGGGGGTTAAAGGGCGTATGGTCACTTCCGGCTGGTTTTGTTGATGAAGGGGAAACGCTTGATCAAGCGGTGCAGCGTGAAGTTCTAGAGGAAACAGGGATACATACAGAGGTTAAAGGTGTGATTGGGATTCGGTCTGGCGTGATTAGAAATGAAATCAGCGATAACATGATTATTTTTAGTTTAGCGCCACTGCATGAACGCATTGTAATAAAAAGCGATGAGCTAGAGGATGCTCAGTTTCTACACCCATACCAGTTTGCGAATGATGAAACGGCTTCGGTGTTATTACGTTATTTGGTTCAAAGTATTTCCCAACAATCTTTTCCGTTACGAAAAGATGTGGACCCAGGAGCTCATTTCGGATATACAGCCTATCATGTATTTCTTCCTGAAAACAGAAATTGA
- a CDS encoding GtrA family protein — MDKKRQLYNYLFLGACASVSKMVIYFFILTMQEDAGRMWIAQSMAWTICILIFYITTKQFVFQTKRADIQSGAKEFGLFIAASLISMAVAVIFYNGLVYLVNIKPLCAVIVNIIGFGTHFYISKYFVFAPTSQDKQIQEKIAAN; from the coding sequence ATGGATAAAAAACGTCAGCTATATAACTACTTATTTTTAGGTGCTTGCGCAAGTGTATCCAAAATGGTTATATACTTTTTTATCTTAACGATGCAAGAGGATGCAGGTCGTATGTGGATTGCGCAAAGCATGGCATGGACTATCTGTATTCTTATCTTTTATATCACAACTAAGCAGTTTGTGTTTCAAACGAAGCGAGCAGATATACAAAGTGGAGCCAAAGAATTTGGTTTATTTATTGCTGCATCACTCATCAGCATGGCAGTAGCTGTTATCTTTTATAATGGACTTGTTTATCTTGTGAACATTAAGCCATTATGTGCGGTAATTGTGAATATAATTGGATTTGGCACACACTTTTACATAAGTAAGTACTTTGTTTTTGCACCGACAAGTCAAGATAAGCAAATCCAAGAAAAAATTGCTGCAAATTAA
- a CDS encoding glycine--tRNA ligase, translated as MASMEQIVNLAKHRGFVFPGSEIYGGLANTWDYGPLGVELKNNVKKAWWKKFIQESPYNVGLDAAILMNPQTWVASGHVGNFNDPMLDCKSCKARHRADKLIENALEAKGIEMIVDGLSFDQMAALIKEHNITCPDCGSNDFTEIRQFNLMFKTHQGVTQSSTNEIYMRPETAQGIFVNFKNVQRSMRKKLPFGIGQIGKSFRNEITPGNFTFRTREFEQMELEFFCKPGEDMEWFTFWRNYCRDWLLALGMKEDSMRLRDHGEDELSHYSNATTDIEFKFPFGWGELWGIADRTDFDLKRHMEHSNEDFNYVDPQTNERYVPYCIEPSLGADRVTLAFLCDAYEEEQLENDSRTVLRFHPALAPFKAAILPLSKKLSDDAMEVYSELAKHFMVDFDETGSIGKRYRRQDEIGTPFCITFDFDSVEDRQVTVRDRDTMEQVRMPIEELKSFLESKINF; from the coding sequence ATGGCTTCAATGGAGCAAATCGTAAATTTAGCAAAGCACCGTGGCTTTGTATTCCCGGGTTCTGAAATTTACGGAGGTTTAGCAAACACTTGGGATTACGGTCCGCTAGGTGTTGAGCTGAAAAACAACGTAAAAAAAGCATGGTGGAAAAAGTTTATTCAAGAATCTCCGTACAACGTAGGTCTTGATGCAGCGATCTTGATGAACCCGCAAACTTGGGTGGCATCTGGTCACGTTGGCAACTTTAACGATCCAATGCTTGACTGTAAATCGTGTAAAGCGCGTCATCGTGCTGATAAATTAATTGAAAATGCCTTGGAAGCAAAAGGCATTGAAATGATTGTAGACGGCCTTTCCTTTGATCAAATGGCTGCGCTGATTAAAGAACATAACATCACATGTCCAGATTGCGGCAGCAATGACTTTACAGAAATCCGTCAATTTAACTTAATGTTTAAAACACATCAAGGTGTAACACAATCCAGCACAAATGAAATTTACATGCGTCCAGAAACGGCACAAGGTATTTTCGTCAACTTTAAAAATGTACAGCGCTCTATGCGTAAAAAGCTTCCATTTGGTATCGGCCAAATCGGTAAAAGCTTTCGTAACGAAATTACACCGGGTAACTTTACATTCCGTACGCGTGAATTCGAGCAAATGGAGCTTGAGTTCTTCTGTAAACCAGGCGAGGATATGGAATGGTTTACATTCTGGCGTAACTATTGCCGCGACTGGCTGCTTGCGCTTGGCATGAAGGAAGACAGCATGCGCCTGCGTGATCACGGTGAAGACGAGTTGTCTCACTATAGCAACGCAACAACAGATATTGAATTTAAATTCCCGTTCGGCTGGGGCGAGCTTTGGGGCATTGCTGACCGCACGGACTTTGACTTAAAACGTCATATGGAGCACTCTAACGAGGATTTCAATTATGTAGATCCACAAACAAACGAGCGTTATGTACCATACTGCATCGAGCCTTCTCTTGGTGCAGATCGTGTTACACTAGCATTTCTATGTGACGCGTACGAAGAAGAGCAGCTAGAAAACGACTCTCGTACGGTATTACGCTTCCATCCGGCATTGGCACCGTTCAAAGCGGCAATTCTACCGCTTTCTAAAAAGCTGTCTGACGATGCGATGGAGGTATACAGCGAGTTGGCTAAGCACTTCATGGTAGACTTTGACGAAACAGGTTCTATCGGTAAACGTTACCGCCGCCAAGATGAAATTGGTACACCGTTCTGTATCACATTTGACTTTGATTCTGTCGAAGATCGCCAAGTGACAGTGCGCGACCGCGACACAATGGAACAGGTTCGTATGCCAATCGAAGAATTAAAGAGCTTCTTGGAAAGTAAAATTAACTTCTAA
- a CDS encoding IS1182 family transposase (programmed frameshift): protein MMGALKNHRDERVTTSIEELVPQDHFLRAVEATIDFAFIEEKLRPYYCEDNGRPSIHPITLFKMIFIGYFYGIRSERQLEKEIKMNLAYRWFLGFSLSDPVPDHSTISWNRRTRFVHTTIFEDIFQEIVRQAQSHRMVGGRALMTDSTHVKANANKNKYVQKLKKEQPKIYLEELEKAVTEDRQTNGKKELKPRKEGEAKQPTYIRSSTTDPDSGFLMRDGKPNGFHYLDHRTVDAKYNIITDTYITAGNVSDSGPYLARLKAQIKTFGFQVEAVALDAGYFTGHICKNLAKQNIFMVMGYRRFGKTNKEVPKRSFHYVKESNRFACPMGCILSYVTTDRDGNRQYKSNPDDCAACPLRPKCFSKQQKTRTITRHIWEDYKDLARANKKTSAGKRLYKLRCSTIERSFADAKELHGYRYARFRGRESVQMQAFLTAACQNMKKIALHLTKQVR, encoded by the exons ATGATGGGTGCACTGAAAAATCACCGAGATGAGCGTGTTACGACTTCAATCGAAGAGCTTGTTCCACAAGATCACTTTTTACGAGCTGTAGAAGCCACAATAGATTTTGCTTTTATTGAGGAAAAGCTTCGCCCGTATTACTGCGAAGATAATGGGCGTCCTTCCATTCATCCCATCACTTTATTCAAGATGATTTTTATCGGTTACTTTTATGGAATCCGTTCCGAACGTCAGTTAGAGAAAGAAATTAAAATGAATCTAGCGTATCGGTGGTTTTTAGGCTTTTCTTTATCAGATCCTGTTCCTGATCACTCTACTATTAGTTGGAACCGACGTACTCGCTTTGTTCACACAACCATTTTTGAAGACATCTTTCAAGAGATTGTCAGACAAGCTCAATCCCACCGCATGGTGGGCGGTCGCGCTCTAATGACAGATTCTACGCACGTAAAGGCGAATGCAAATAAAAATAAGTATGTACAAAAGCTAAAAAAAGAACAGCCCAAAATCTATCTAGAAGAATTAGAAAAGGCTGTAACTGAGGATCGGCAAACAAACGGAA AAAAAGAACTAAAACCTCGAAAGGAAGGCGAAGCCAAACAACCTACTTATATCCGTTCTAGTACAACAGACCCTGACAGTGGATTTCTAATGAGAGACGGAAAACCAAATGGGTTTCACTACCTCGATCATCGCACTGTCGATGCAAAATACAATATCATCACAGACACATATATTACGGCCGGGAATGTATCCGATTCTGGGCCGTATTTGGCACGTCTTAAAGCGCAAATAAAAACCTTTGGATTTCAGGTAGAAGCTGTGGCACTAGATGCGGGATACTTTACAGGTCATATTTGTAAAAATTTAGCGAAACAAAACATTTTTATGGTCATGGGATATCGTAGATTCGGAAAAACAAATAAAGAGGTACCAAAACGTTCTTTTCATTATGTAAAAGAGTCAAATCGCTTTGCTTGCCCGATGGGTTGTATCTTATCTTATGTGACGACAGACCGTGATGGAAATCGACAATATAAATCGAATCCAGATGATTGTGCGGCTTGTCCTCTTCGTCCCAAGTGTTTTTCTAAACAACAAAAAACGCGTACCATTACTCGACATATTTGGGAGGATTATAAGGACTTGGCTCGCGCCAACAAAAAGACAAGTGCCGGTAAGCGTCTGTACAAGCTACGTTGTTCTACAATTGAGCGCAGTTTTGCCGATGCGAAAGAACTTCATGGCTACCGGTATGCACGTTTTCGAGGGCGGGAGTCTGTCCAAATGCAGGCTTTTCTCACCGCAGCTTGTCAAAACATGAAAAAAATTGCCCTTCATCTGACCAAACAGGTCAGATGA
- a CDS encoding leucyl aminopeptidase: MFHIQEQLGAHEVAIIGIFEGTTELEFGLNGQVSTLVAEGDISARKKSVSKIHALGQGDVKRYVFAGLGNADTYTTELLRETMGKVFQSVKGIKADNIAINLDSFVSGHIDVLDVAHIAAESYYLATYELQTYKTNKKEQKPTPSLVFITKADAQEVQAALAVGAVYGKATNTARTLVNMPPNKLTASDLANHAIQLAEKYGMDYKVLEKEEIQELGMGALLAVNQGSVNPPKVITISYQGKEEWTDVIGLIGKGITYDTGGYSLKPREGMVGMKGDMGGAAAVLGAMEIIGELRPEQNVVMVIPSTDNMISGDAFKPDDVITSMSGKTIEVLNTDAEGRLALADGITYAKQLGANYLIDVATLTGGVIVALGNHTTGAMTNDEGFYEQVLEAALETDEPIWQLPIFERDKERVRGSKFADLNNSPGRDGHAIMAGAFLGEFAEDTPWVHLDIAGTSETKAAHDLGPAGATGVMVRTLATLVERFSS, encoded by the coding sequence ATGTTTCATATACAAGAACAATTAGGTGCACATGAGGTTGCCATCATTGGTATTTTTGAAGGAACAACAGAGCTAGAATTCGGTTTAAATGGACAAGTAAGTACGCTTGTAGCAGAAGGTGATATCTCTGCTAGAAAGAAGTCTGTATCTAAAATACATGCACTTGGGCAAGGGGATGTAAAGCGATACGTATTCGCTGGTCTTGGCAACGCTGATACTTATACAACAGAACTGCTGCGCGAGACAATGGGTAAAGTATTTCAATCTGTAAAGGGTATAAAAGCAGATAATATCGCAATCAATCTGGATTCATTTGTATCCGGTCATATTGATGTATTAGATGTAGCGCATATTGCCGCAGAGTCTTATTATCTGGCAACCTATGAGCTACAAACATATAAAACGAATAAAAAGGAACAAAAACCAACTCCATCCCTTGTGTTCATCACAAAAGCCGATGCCCAAGAAGTGCAAGCTGCTCTTGCTGTCGGTGCTGTGTATGGAAAAGCAACAAATACGGCACGTACGCTTGTAAATATGCCGCCAAATAAGCTAACAGCGAGCGATCTTGCAAATCATGCAATTCAGTTGGCGGAAAAGTATGGTATGGATTATAAAGTGCTGGAAAAAGAAGAAATACAAGAGCTTGGTATGGGCGCGCTTTTGGCTGTTAATCAAGGTTCTGTTAACCCGCCTAAGGTGATTACAATCTCTTATCAAGGTAAGGAAGAATGGACGGATGTAATTGGCCTTATCGGTAAAGGTATTACATATGATACAGGTGGGTACTCCCTAAAGCCGCGTGAAGGCATGGTCGGTATGAAAGGAGATATGGGCGGTGCTGCAGCTGTTTTAGGGGCTATGGAAATCATCGGGGAATTGCGTCCCGAGCAAAATGTCGTAATGGTCATTCCATCTACAGATAATATGATTAGCGGCGATGCGTTTAAGCCGGATGATGTTATTACATCTATGAGCGGTAAAACAATTGAGGTACTGAATACAGATGCGGAAGGACGCTTGGCGCTTGCGGATGGTATCACGTATGCAAAGCAGTTGGGAGCAAATTATTTGATTGATGTAGCTACGTTAACAGGCGGTGTAATTGTTGCGTTAGGTAATCATACGACAGGTGCGATGACAAATGATGAAGGATTTTACGAGCAAGTATTGGAGGCAGCTCTAGAAACCGATGAGCCAATTTGGCAATTACCAATTTTCGAACGTGACAAAGAGCGCGTACGCGGCAGTAAATTTGCCGATTTGAATAACTCCCCAGGACGCGATGGCCATGCAATTATGGCGGGGGCGTTTTTAGGTGAATTTGCGGAAGATACACCATGGGTACATTTGGATATTGCTGGTACATCTGAAACAAAAGCGGCGCATGATCTTGGTCCGGCAGGTGCAACTGGTGTAATGGTACGCACATTAGCAACACTTGTGGAACGCTTTTCATCATAA
- a CDS encoding hotdog fold thioesterase produces MAKTLMEALGMKMKECTPERVVMSMPVNGSTHQPFGFLHGGASVALAETVASVGTYALIDSETQLCFGLEINANHIRSKRDGVVTAIGTPLHKGKTTMVWDIKIVDEEERLLCVSRCTVAVTDKR; encoded by the coding sequence ATGGCAAAAACATTGATGGAAGCTTTGGGAATGAAGATGAAAGAATGTACACCTGAGCGAGTGGTGATGAGCATGCCAGTGAACGGAAGTACACATCAACCGTTCGGCTTCTTGCACGGGGGAGCGTCTGTAGCGCTGGCGGAGACGGTGGCCAGTGTTGGTACATATGCACTGATTGATTCAGAAACTCAGCTGTGCTTTGGGCTAGAGATTAATGCGAACCATATTCGTTCTAAACGGGACGGCGTCGTAACTGCCATCGGGACGCCTTTGCATAAAGGAAAAACAACCATGGTGTGGGATATTAAAATTGTGGATGAGGAAGAGCGATTGCTTTGTGTGTCGCGTTGCACGGTCGCTGTTACAGATAAACGCTAA
- a CDS encoding DNA alkylation repair protein, with product MDSFVVALQAHFEPHRNIEKAAAMSRYMKDQFPFLGIQSPERKALLKHFLLAYGAPPPQDLPTIVRGLWQLPEREYAIVALDLLEKNIKHINASFLPLMEEIITTKSWWDTVDYIAPRLVGTIFTISPEHINEYVARWMQSGNIWLQRTALLFQLKYKQKTDTQLLFSLIQQLSHSKEFFIQKAIGWVLREYAKTNADTVWQFIQNHELAPLSKREALKHIGIKNKA from the coding sequence ATGGATTCATTTGTTGTAGCATTACAGGCACATTTTGAACCGCATCGCAATATCGAAAAAGCGGCAGCTATGAGCCGTTATATGAAGGATCAATTTCCCTTTCTCGGCATCCAATCCCCGGAACGGAAAGCTTTGCTAAAACATTTTTTACTTGCATACGGGGCACCACCACCGCAGGATTTACCTACAATTGTGCGGGGATTATGGCAGTTACCCGAGCGCGAATACGCAATTGTTGCTCTAGATTTGCTAGAAAAGAACATTAAGCATATAAACGCTTCTTTTTTACCGCTCATGGAAGAAATCATTACAACAAAGTCTTGGTGGGACACTGTTGACTATATTGCTCCTCGGCTTGTCGGAACCATTTTCACAATTTCTCCCGAACACATTAATGAATATGTAGCACGGTGGATGCAGTCCGGTAATATATGGCTGCAGCGAACAGCACTTTTATTTCAGCTGAAATATAAACAAAAAACAGACACACAGCTTCTCTTTTCTCTCATCCAGCAGCTCAGTCATTCTAAAGAATTTTTCATTCAAAAAGCGATCGGCTGGGTGCTTCGTGAATATGCCAAGACCAATGCCGATACCGTTTGGCAGTTCATTCAAAATCATGAACTTGCACCTCTTAGCAAACGAGAAGCGCTCAAGCATATTGGTATAAAAAACAAAGCATAA
- a CDS encoding YuiB family protein — protein sequence MSIPVLFISMMLFFVLFFGIGFLLNMILRKTWIMAILYPLICVAIIDKVSTFDYINNPSEAFASLTEHATSLGQADMIILTTGLVGAILSGIIIKTLRQKGYQMF from the coding sequence ATGAGTATTCCAGTACTGTTCATTTCAATGATGTTGTTTTTTGTATTATTTTTCGGGATTGGCTTTTTGTTAAATATGATCTTACGTAAAACATGGATTATGGCAATCCTGTATCCGCTTATTTGCGTTGCTATTATTGATAAGGTCAGTACTTTTGATTATATCAATAATCCGTCAGAGGCATTTGCTTCTTTAACAGAACATGCCACATCCCTAGGTCAAGCAGACATGATTATTCTAACAACCGGTTTAGTCGGAGCTATTCTTTCCGGCATCATTATTAAGACACTTCGTCAAAAAGGATATCAAATGTTCTAA
- a CDS encoding 3D domain-containing protein, whose translation MTIRKVAIRLLMTSAFLCALAVTVFAITGLRVENFVKKTSQSVASVKAEEIPSTTLEEFEDWDQKYPSVMVKATGYTAGVESTGKRPNHPQYGITYSGVRVKRDLYSTIAADLNVFPIGTVLFIPDYGYGVVADKGGAIKGNSLDLYYETVQDVYKQWGKKELKVYVVKMGNGKLTEEDMNRLNEDKAMQVFRRQYQK comes from the coding sequence ATGACAATACGAAAAGTTGCGATTCGCTTGTTGATGACGAGTGCATTTCTTTGTGCGCTTGCTGTTACTGTGTTTGCAATTACTGGGTTGCGCGTAGAGAACTTTGTTAAAAAAACAAGTCAATCTGTCGCAAGCGTAAAAGCTGAGGAGATACCATCAACTACGCTAGAAGAATTTGAAGATTGGGATCAAAAATATCCTTCAGTGATGGTAAAGGCAACGGGCTATACAGCAGGTGTAGAATCAACAGGAAAACGGCCGAATCACCCGCAATACGGCATTACTTATTCTGGTGTTCGCGTAAAGCGGGACTTATATTCTACTATTGCTGCAGATCTTAACGTGTTTCCAATTGGAACTGTTTTGTTTATTCCAGATTATGGTTACGGTGTTGTGGCGGACAAAGGTGGAGCTATTAAAGGAAACTCGTTGGACTTATACTATGAAACGGTGCAGGATGTATATAAGCAGTGGGGGAAAAAAGAATTAAAAGTATATGTGGTTAAGATGGGAAATGGGAAGTTAACAGAAGAAGATATGAACCGCCTCAACGAAGATAAGGCGATGCAGGTGTTCCGCCGACAATATCAAAAATAG
- a CDS encoding DUF3298 and DUF4163 domain-containing protein yields the protein MKLRYLWLILFVFLFPIHTYADRPVLPSHAPLLAEEEKKEGKNEYFEYQLRIPRFSGLKNEVFQTKLNEYYSTKMMMFKRKLEKEAKQYYDENKGALSVHPYVASTDYKITYNRKPLLSLYTSYYQYTGGAHGMYEWRANTFDIDLEKELMLTEMFTGTGYEQMIRQEIVKQIQQNKDSFFPDATEKINKISELKFFLEAENLVVYFPLYELAPYSSGIPEFRIPYTLLQEQLKDKYQKILIDK from the coding sequence ATGAAATTACGTTATTTGTGGTTGATACTGTTCGTTTTTCTATTTCCTATTCACACTTATGCGGATCGTCCTGTGTTGCCCTCACATGCACCGCTTCTTGCGGAAGAAGAGAAAAAAGAAGGGAAAAATGAGTATTTTGAATATCAACTGCGTATTCCTCGTTTTAGCGGTTTAAAAAACGAAGTGTTCCAAACGAAGCTGAATGAATATTACAGTACAAAAATGATGATGTTCAAGCGTAAATTAGAAAAAGAGGCCAAGCAATATTACGATGAAAACAAAGGGGCACTTAGTGTTCATCCCTATGTGGCCAGTACAGACTATAAAATTACTTATAACCGCAAGCCGTTACTGAGCTTGTATACAAGCTATTATCAATATACCGGCGGCGCGCACGGTATGTATGAGTGGAGAGCGAATACGTTTGATATTGACTTAGAAAAAGAGCTTATGCTAACAGAAATGTTTACAGGAACAGGCTATGAACAAATGATTCGGCAAGAAATCGTTAAACAAATTCAACAAAATAAGGACAGCTTTTTTCCAGACGCAACTGAAAAAATTAATAAGATTAGTGAATTAAAATTCTTTTTAGAGGCAGAAAATCTTGTTGTGTATTTCCCATTGTATGAACTCGCTCCTTATTCTTCTGGCATTCCAGAATTCCGCATTCCGTACACGCTACTGCAAGAACAATTGAAAGACAAGTATCAGAAAATTTTGATTGACAAGTGA
- a CDS encoding biotin transporter BioY, with product MRKFRTLDLTLAAMFVALMAIGANITSWAPFLQVAGIPLSMQPFFAILAGLLLGSRVGALSMTVYMLVGIAGAPVFAQFSAGIDTVLGMSGGFILSYIVVAYVTGKIVESKIIPTFFTFLIASLVGIALIYVIGTNYMYAAANVWLEADMEYATAWKIMMWFMVKDLAFTILGAVIAPRIYRAITSSGTAYSRTA from the coding sequence ATGCGCAAGTTTCGTACACTTGATTTAACTTTAGCTGCTATGTTTGTTGCGCTTATGGCAATTGGCGCAAACATCACGTCTTGGGCTCCTTTTTTACAAGTAGCTGGTATCCCTCTATCAATGCAACCATTTTTTGCAATCCTAGCCGGATTATTACTTGGTAGCAGAGTAGGTGCACTGTCTATGACTGTTTACATGCTAGTTGGTATTGCAGGTGCACCAGTATTTGCTCAATTTAGCGCAGGAATTGATACTGTTTTAGGCATGTCTGGCGGTTTTATTCTCTCTTACATTGTTGTTGCCTACGTAACTGGAAAAATCGTCGAAAGCAAGATAATCCCGACCTTCTTTACTTTTTTGATTGCCTCTTTAGTTGGTATTGCTCTTATTTATGTGATTGGCACGAACTATATGTACGCTGCTGCAAATGTATGGTTAGAGGCAGACATGGAGTACGCAACAGCTTGGAAAATCATGATGTGGTTTATGGTAAAAGATTTAGCATTTACCATTTTAGGAGCAGTCATCGCCCCTCGTATCTACCGTGCGATTACCAGCTCTGGAACAGCTTATTCTCGTACAGCATAA
- a CDS encoding NAD(P)/FAD-dependent oxidoreductase, with the protein MRKPKIVILGAGYGGMITTVRLQKMLSVSEAEITLVNNNSYHYQTTWLHENAAGTLHHDKTRLEIKDVIDSSKVNFVQDTVVEIKSAEKRVILHNGELEYDYLVVGLGFESETFGIKGLKEHAFSIANINGARQIRDHIEYMFSLYPTQKRDDLLTVVVGGAGFTGIEFLAELANRVPELVAEYDVPREKVRIICVEAAPTVLPGFDPELVEYAVKFLEKRGVEFRIGTAIKEATEEGIIVAQGEEVEEIKAATVVWAAGVRGNALVEQSGFEAMRGRIKVDEYMRAPGHDDVFIVGDAALIFNPENDRPYPPTAQIAIQEGYTIAQNIAVMVRGKGEMKKFTFDNKGSVCSLGHDDGIGVVMGRKIVGWQAAFMKKVIDNRYLFLLGGPLLVLKKGKLKFF; encoded by the coding sequence GTGAGAAAGCCGAAAATAGTTATTCTTGGTGCCGGGTACGGCGGTATGATTACCACTGTCCGCCTCCAAAAAATGCTGTCTGTAAGCGAAGCGGAAATTACGCTTGTAAACAATAACAGCTATCACTACCAAACAACATGGTTGCATGAGAATGCGGCAGGTACATTGCACCATGATAAAACGCGTCTTGAAATTAAAGATGTAATTGATTCTAGCAAAGTAAACTTCGTACAAGATACAGTTGTAGAAATTAAGTCTGCTGAAAAGCGTGTTATTCTTCATAACGGTGAGCTTGAGTACGATTATCTTGTAGTGGGCCTTGGTTTTGAATCCGAAACATTCGGCATCAAAGGCTTGAAGGAGCATGCGTTTTCTATCGCTAACATTAACGGCGCGCGTCAAATTCGCGACCATATTGAGTATATGTTCTCTCTATATCCAACACAAAAACGCGATGACCTATTAACAGTTGTAGTTGGCGGTGCTGGTTTTACAGGTATTGAATTCTTAGCCGAGCTTGCGAATCGTGTTCCTGAGCTTGTAGCTGAGTATGATGTACCTCGTGAAAAAGTGCGCATTATTTGCGTAGAGGCTGCACCAACAGTATTGCCTGGATTTGATCCTGAGCTTGTTGAATATGCAGTGAAGTTTTTAGAAAAGCGCGGCGTGGAATTCCGCATCGGCACAGCGATTAAAGAAGCTACAGAAGAAGGCATTATCGTAGCACAAGGTGAAGAAGTAGAAGAAATCAAAGCAGCAACAGTTGTATGGGCAGCAGGTGTACGCGGTAACGCACTTGTTGAGCAATCTGGCTTTGAAGCAATGCGCGGTCGTATCAAAGTTGATGAGTACATGCGCGCACCTGGTCATGATGATGTATTTATCGTTGGTGACGCGGCATTAATTTTTAACCCTGAAAATGATCGTCCTTACCCGCCAACTGCGCAAATCGCAATTCAAGAAGGTTACACAATTGCGCAAAACATTGCAGTTATGGTACGCGGCAAAGGTGAAATGAAGAAGTTTACATTCGATAACAAAGGTTCCGTATGTTCACTTGGTCACGATGATGGTATCGGTGTTGTAATGGGCAGAAAGATTGTCGGATGGCAAGCTGCTTTCATGAAAAAAGTAATCGACAACCGTTACTTGTTCCTACTAGGCGGTCCATTATTAGTATTGAAAAAAGGTAAATTAAAGTTCTTTTAA